GCGCGGCCGCGTCCATCCCCGGTCTAGACAGGCCGTCGCCCCGTCAGACCGTCCCTATGTCTGGCCCGGGGATGGCATTAGCATCGAGCGACGCCGCTCGGGCGGCGCACGGCGAGGGCGTGGGGCCCTTGTCTTCGCATCTGTGGGGGTTTGACGTGCAAGAACTTCATGCTTTGGTGGTCGAGGACGATCCTGACATCTCGTCAGCGCTGGTGGAGACCCTCGAGGGGGCCGGTTTCCGGGTGACCTCGGCGCCGGACGGACGACAAGCGGTGAGCGTGGCGGCCAGCGACCCGCCCGACCTGGTCACCCTCGACCTGACGCTCCCGCACATGGACGGCATCGAGGTGTGCCGTCGCATCCGCGAGACCAGCGACTGCTACATCGTGATCGTGTCCGCGCGCTCCGACGAGGTCGACAAGCTGATCGGCCTCGAGGTCGGGGCCGACGACTTCGTGCTCAAGCCGTTCTCGCCGCGCGAGCTGCGCGCCCGGGTGGCTGCGCTGTTCCGCCGGCCCCGGACTGCGGCGGGGGCCGACGAGTCGGCGTCCGGTCGCGGTCCGCAGGTGCCGAGCCCCGCGCAGCCGGTCGAGGAGCCGACCACGATCTCCGCCGGGGCGGGGCTCGTCATCAACTCGGCCCGCCGCGAGGTGCAGGTCAACGGCGCGATCGTCGATCTGACCCGCATCGAGTACGACGTCCTGGAGTACCTCGCCGTCCACCTGTCCCGGGTCTGCACCCGCGAGGAGATGGTGCTGGCGATCTGGAGCAGCGCCCTGACCCACGACCACCACCTCGTGGACGTGCACGTGGCCAACCTGCGCGGCAAGCTGCGCCGGCACTCCGACGCCACCTGGATCCACACGATCCGTGGCATCGGCTACCGGATGGACCGCGAGGAGGACGACGACCAGGAGCGGCGCTCCGGGGGAGGACCCTTCCTCGTGGCACGCATCGACTCCGACGACCGGGCCCGAGGCCTGGACTTCTGAGCCGTCCGCTCCCCCACCCGCCGGTGCCGTCCGGCGGGTGCGCGTGGGGCCGATTCACCACATGACCCACCGGTCGCCGCCTAGCATCGGTGCAGGGGGTCTCGCACGCCGACCGGTTTGAGCCGTCCGCGCGCGGGGTAGGTGAACGGTCAACCAGGGGAGTGGACTGATCATGGATGCACGCACGGCCGTCGTGGTCGAGGACGACCGCGACGTCGGCGACGCCATCAGCCAGCTGCTCGACCAGGCCGGCTTCGACGTCACCGTCGCGACCACCGGCGCCGACGCCCTCGCGCACATCGCCGAGCGGCGCCCCGATCTCGTCACCCTCGACCTCACGCTCCCCGACATCGACGGGGTCGAGGTCTGCCGCCGGATCCGCGCGGTCAGCGACTGCTACGTGATCGTGATCAGCGGCCGCACCGCCGAGCTCGACCGGCTCATCGGTCTCGAGGTGGGCGCCGACGACTACGTCGTCAAGCCGTTCTCGATGCGCGAGCTCCAGGCTCGCGTCGCGGCGCTCTTCCGGCGCCCGCGCACCACGGAGGCCGGACCGGAGCCCGCGCCCACCCTGGTCGCGGTGCCCGACCCGCCGGCGACGCGGCAGGAGGGGTGCCGCGACCTCAGCATCAACCGCGACGCCCGCGAGGTCCTCGTGGAGGGCCGCGAGGTCGGCCTCACCCGCACCGAGTTCGACCTGCTCGCCCACCTCGTGGCCAACCCGGGCGTGGTCGTGCCCCGCGAGGAGCTGATGCGCGCGGTCTGGGACAGCGACTTCGTCCCCGACAGCACCCACGTGGTCGACGTCCACCTGGCCAACCTGCGCCGCAAGCTCCGCGCCGCCGCCACCGGCAACCAGTGGATCCGCACCATCCGCGGGGTCG
The sequence above is drawn from the Nocardioides sp. zg-1228 genome and encodes:
- a CDS encoding response regulator transcription factor, with the translated sequence MALASSDAARAAHGEGVGPLSSHLWGFDVQELHALVVEDDPDISSALVETLEGAGFRVTSAPDGRQAVSVAASDPPDLVTLDLTLPHMDGIEVCRRIRETSDCYIVIVSARSDEVDKLIGLEVGADDFVLKPFSPRELRARVAALFRRPRTAAGADESASGRGPQVPSPAQPVEEPTTISAGAGLVINSARREVQVNGAIVDLTRIEYDVLEYLAVHLSRVCTREEMVLAIWSSALTHDHHLVDVHVANLRGKLRRHSDATWIHTIRGIGYRMDREEDDDQERRSGGGPFLVARIDSDDRARGLDF
- a CDS encoding response regulator transcription factor, translating into MDARTAVVVEDDRDVGDAISQLLDQAGFDVTVATTGADALAHIAERRPDLVTLDLTLPDIDGVEVCRRIRAVSDCYVIVISGRTAELDRLIGLEVGADDYVVKPFSMRELQARVAALFRRPRTTEAGPEPAPTLVAVPDPPATRQEGCRDLSINRDAREVLVEGREVGLTRTEFDLLAHLVANPGVVVPREELMRAVWDSDFVPDSTHVVDVHLANLRRKLRAAATGNQWIRTIRGVGFRFDPCCD